CCGGGGGCGTGATTGTGATGGACTGGGCGGTAAACTCATCGTCAAAGTACCTCGTGTCGACCTCAGAGGTGACCTGAGGTTTGAAGGGTGGCAGAAGCTGTGGAGGAAAGGAGCCcagactcaggaccctggggtcaggagAGCTGGCCAAGGCCACCCTTGAGCGGGAGCCGGTGGGTGGCAGGGCTCACCTTCTTCTGCACCACGTCCTGCCAGCTGACGCTGACGAAGAACCTGTGCTCCATGACCTCCCTGGCGTCGCTGGGCCCCCCGCCGAGCCTGGGCAGAGACGGCCATGAGCACCAGCCTCCCAGGCCCTTGGCTTCTGCGAGAGAGGCTTTCGGTGCAGGCCCTGAACAACTTTAATGGATCTGTCCCGGCCACAGACCACATGGCAGAGGAGGAAACCgcggcttgggggtgggggtggggactcaCGGGCCCAGGGTCAGAGCCAGGGAGCCTGCAACCTGGACTCCGAGTCCAGAACGGGAGACAGGAGGGCGGGCTGGGCCACCCTCAGCCAGGCTCAGGGCTGCCCTGTCTCTGAGCATCCCCCAAGAACAAGGTGGCGCGGGCAGAGCACTAAGGACAAGCCCAGCCCCAAGAGCGTCCTCCCTGGGGGCCTGCATCAGGGACAATACGCAGGCATGCGCCTGTGACTTAGCCCCCTTCAGGCCAAGGGGACAGCGGCAGCAGGTGGCCTTGGGCTGGGCAGGCCAGACTCCAGCCCTCACCTCTGCTTGGGGTCCTTCTTAAGCAGCCCAGCAAGCAAGGACTTGGCCTCGGGGCTGAGCGTGCGTGGGAAGCGGATCTCTTCCATGAGGATGAGCTCGAAGAGGCGCTCGTGGTCCTGGTTGTAGAAGGGCAGGCGGCCGCACATCATCTCGTACATGACCACGCCCAGCCCCCACCAGTCCACCGCGCGGCCGTAGTCGTTGTCCTCCAGCacctgggcagggaggggcaatGAGGGGCCAGGTCCACGGCCCTGGGGCCACTGGGCTCACAGGGACCCAAGGGGGGCCATCCAAGGAATGTGAGTCTGTCCTCACAGGATCTGAGCTAAGGAAACCACACAGGTCTGAGGGCCCCTCCTCCCTCGGCCTCACCCGCCCGGGGACCTCCAGCCCCAGGCACCTCAGGTGCCAGGTACTCGGGCGTCCCACAAAAGGTTTTCATGGTGGCCCCGTCACTGATGCCTTCTTTGCATAGGCCAAAGTCCGTGATCTTTATGTGGCCATCTTTGTCCAGCATGAGGTTTTCCAGctgtaggaaaaggaaaagtcaacGTATCAGGGTCACGTCTTCCCAAGGCTTTGCACCCCCTGGAACCCCACAGGCCCCAGGAAGGCTCTGGCCTGGAGTGATAGTTGTCATGGCCGGGGCTCCAGACCGACCACGGGGCATACCCCCAGCAAAATGTTAAGCCCTTGTGGCTTAGAGGGAGGCCACGCCCATGGCAGCTGGAAAAAAAGCCACGGTAGAGAAAGATGGGAGACAGGCCCTGCCTACCTGCTGCCCCCACCATGGGCTACAGCTTCCCAGGCTGGCATCACTAGTGAGCAACACTtgctttcttcctgctttttttttttttttgaagtaagctctaggcccaatatgaggcttgaactcccaaccccaagatcaggagacGCATGCTctgcccactgagccagccagatgtcctTCTTCCTCCACTTTTAACTAAACTTAACACAAATGGGCAATTTAACGGGCCTGTGTGGAAGCTCCACCAGTTCAAGAGACCATCCCAGACCCCAGAACCAAACCCCATATACCCCTTCCTTGTTATGAACCATCCTCACAACTGAAGACAAACTCTAGTCCTCCGCTCTTCTTTATAGTTTCCCCACCTAAGGACGCCCCTATAACATGTGGTCCGTCCTGGCTTCCGCTCCACACAAGCCTGGGAGGTGCATGTGCATGGCCACGGGGCCGCAGTTCGCTCGGTACCGGCTGTGCAGAGCCTTCCAGCCAGTCCCGGACAGTGGACTGTGGGGCTGCTTCCAGCCTGGGGCTCGTGTGAACTGTGTGCCAGCAGTGTGGGTGCACCCAGGCTCTGAGGGAGACACAGGGACATGCTCTGGCCGTGCACAACCCCAGGGCAGAATGGCTGGCTCACAGGGCGTGTGGACAGTCAGCGCTGGTGGATTCTGCCGAACCATCTCCTACAGTGCTTGGATGAATACGCCTGCCCCTCCTCAGCCCCCCTCTCCCTGCATGGAGGTGTGTGTTCACCAGGGGCCCCAAAGGGCGCCCAGGGCTGCTGAGGCAGGCGGGTCGGCATCCCACGGCAAGGTGGACTCAGGAACACGCAGGTAGACAGACCCTCTGCAGAGGAGGAGGTCCAGGGCTGAAGGCCTGGGTCCAGCCTCCCTGGTGTGAGCTCCGCAGGTGCCATGGGCCAGGAGACAGGTGCACGCTCACCTTGATGTCACGGTACACCACGTCCCTCGAGTGCAGATACTCAAGGGCAGAGACGATCTCCGCACCGTAGAAGCGAGCCCGCTCCTCCGTGAAGACACGCTCCCGGGACAGGTGGAAAAACAgctgcaggagggaggaggggcaggaagtCATACGTCGGCCCAGAGGAGTGAAACCCAGGATGCTGCCCACTGGCCCCCAACCTCCAGCCCAGTGCCATGGCGGCACCTACTCCCCGAAACTGCAAGTGACAGCGGGAGGAACCAAGTGAGAGATGATGAGCAGGGACGAGCTCACCATGAGGAAAACACGGAGCAGGGCATGAAGAGCGAAGGACAGTCAGGAAGCATCAAGGGGAGAGTCAGGAGGGACAGAGTGTGGGGACGGGGGAACGGAACAGTGAGCAAGAACGCACAAGAACACAGGTCACGAGCAAGGAACAATAAGCCATGAGAACAATGGGACAGATGAAGCCCACTGTCAGGAGCCAGCGGCTGACACCTGTGTGCAGGGAGAAGGCTGTGAGGGATGAGGAGCAGGTGACAGCCCAGTGACGACGAGTGGCGGCCTCCACCCAGCAGGAGAGCATGGACCGGCCTGCGTGACGCCCTCCCCATACATTTTCCTTGCCGCCTTACAGAACGCACTCCAGAGCACGCTGGCCACCCACCCCGCAGCCCTCCATACTCTCAGCACCTGCGTGTGCACCCTACCCCCAACTCACTAGCTGGGTGAActtgggcaagccacttaacctctccaggcctcagtttccccgtctgtGAAATGGAGGTGATGATGTCTGCCTCAAGGGTTGGGCGGTGACATCCAGCAaggtccctgccccccaccactgtCTCACTCGTGGCTCCCCTCCGCTACCCTGACGCTTGGGAAGGAGACATGGGAggctggcagggggcctgctgcTCACCTCGCCACCATTGGCGTACTCCATCACGAAACACAGGCGGTCATGGGTCTGGAAGGCATACTTCAGGGCCTGTAGGGCAGGAAAAcggccagggagggaggtgggaagaaggtaggctctctgctgattcCGCAAGCACACACACCCCCGACCCTTGTAGCCGGGGCTCAAACTTCAGCTTTGCCTTGGGGTACATGAGTGAGCTTGTGTTATATGAGTGAGCTTGTGGCCCCGAGAGCAGGGAAAGGGTTACTGGGCTGAAGGATGCTGTCTTCAGCCTTCAACGAAACTTCTGAGAGGCACAGCCAGGGAGACATTCAGTTCTGAGCAACTCAGAGCTGTTTCACCTCTCTCCACAGATGTgttgcatgcacatgcacacacacacgtttgcTGGCTGGGAGTTGGCAGTGGCTTGAGAGCCAACCCCGAAGATAAGGATGCACGAGTGATCTGCCCAATAAACAGCAGTTCTCACTATGCTCTAAAGAGTCCTTACAGAAAGTTCCTCAAAGAACCCTTGAGTGACCCCTCTGCTCGTGACAAGTCTTCTAATTCTCTGTCTGCTACATCAAAGTACCTCACAGAATTTCATTTCAACAAGTGCCATGGCTTAATACGACACCTGGACAGCAGCTAAGCTAAGGAAATGACCCATCCCATAAGCCATCGTCCACCTGGTCCATTTAACTGTTGGCTGCTGGCCTCGATGGAGACTGTAGCCCACAGAGACGTCTCCTCAGACTAAGCTGACAGCAGCACAAGAATACATCTCCTTCTAGGACTatatttaaacaaagaaacaaaaaaacaatgttcCTACTCTGACCAGCTGGGCTAAATGCCTCTAACTCATGAACAGCAGCTCTTCTGGAACCATCTTGTAATGTGGTATCATCAGCCAGCCGAAACACTGCTATGAAGCCACCATCTGTGAAGAAGCTGCCAAACCTGGGGTTTGGTTCAGGCCATTTGGGGAGCCCAACACCATCTGGCCCTGACCACCTGGCTGACACGAAATCCATGCTTCAAGGTGGAGGGGTTGGGCTCTTTTCCTGAGCCCCGTTGGAAGCAGGCCTCTCATGGCGCACAGGGAGGCCAGGCCCTGCCTGAGAGGGAAGCAGCACTCACGGTGAGGAACGGGTGCCTGGTGTTCTGGAGGACCCGGCTCTCGGTGACCGTGTGGGCAACTTCATCCTGCAGAGAGAGGCTGGGTGAGGGGCTGGCGGGCAACACCACACCTGCACCCGTCCTCAGCTCAGGGATGGGGATGCAGTGCTTTAGGGAAATGCACTTCCATTCCTAACTGCTCCACAGAGAAAGGCAGACTATCATCTGCAAACCAGAATGAAATTACAGccccatgggcacctgggtggctcagtg
The genomic region above belongs to Neovison vison isolate M4711 chromosome 7, ASM_NN_V1, whole genome shotgun sequence and contains:
- the AKT2 gene encoding RAC-beta serine/threonine-protein kinase isoform X2, with translation MNEVSVIKEGWLHKRGEYIKTWRPRYFLLKSDGSFIGYKERPDAPDQTLPPLNNFSVAECQLMKTERPRPNTFVIRCLQWTTVIERTFHVDSPDEREEWMRAIQMVANSLKQRGPGEDPMDFKCGSPSDPSAAEEMEVAVSKARAKVTMNDFDYLKLLGKGTFGKVILVREKASGRYYAMKILRKEVIIAKDEVAHTVTESRVLQNTRHPFLTALKYAFQTHDRLCFVMEYANGGELFFHLSRERVFTEERARFYGAEIVSALEYLHSRDVVYRDIKLENLMLDKDGHIKITDFGLCKEGISDGATMKTFCGTPEYLAPEVLEDNDYGRAVDWWGLGVVMYEMMCGRLPFYNQDHERLFELILMEEIRFPRTLSPEAKSLLAGLLKKDPKQRLGGGPSDAREVMEHRFFVSVSWQDVVQKKLLPPFKPQVTSEVDTRYFDDEFTAQSITITPPDRYDSLGSLELDQRTHFPQFSYSASIRE